TATAACACCTCACCAtttgtgctgcaggctgagtAAACATGACCCTAGTATCATTGGTTGGTACTTTAAACACTAACTATTTGCCATATGATGAGGTCAGTTAGAGTGCAAATGGGTCAGAGCCAAAACAGGGTCAGGTTGACATTGGCATTGCTTTCACTGGATTACTGTAGTGAAGGCTTCAAGTGAAGTGAAGTCTTGTGCTTATTCAGTTATATGTGAGTttctggttggttggttggtctATTCGTTAGTTCCCTCCAGCACAACAATCCAGTTGCATTAAAGACagattgtattgttttgattGCAGCCTCAAATGACAAAGCTAGTCATAGCGTTTCATTGGCTCGGTCTTCGGTCTTCGGTCTCATTCTGTGGCGCACAAAAAGCTTTGCTTCCCTCTGCCGGCAGGAAATATACCTGCACACAGATAACTCGTGATATTTTTTTAGACTTCCGCTTTTTTGGTAAATATAGAACTTGGGCTAAATATAAGTTCTGATTATATACTCACAAGCTCAGTAATCGAATACTTACTTGTAAAATTTGTAATAACATTCATGTTTTCAATGCATTATCTATTTGAGCCAATCAGTTGCCATTTCAAGACGCGTCACACCCATACGTTCCCGTTTCCGTTGAGCACATGTTGACGTGTAGTGGGTTGTTACATCATGGTCATGATAAGAGCACGTTATCTTGGTTGCCAGCGTGCGTACGTTACAGTGTTTATTTCACTGAAGAAGGAGTGCGTTTAGGCAGTACGGGCGCACCGAAGTGGTACCAAACACCGACAGTGAAAGCCACGATTCATTCGATATGTAAGAATCGCTAGAGAATCTTCATTTCCCTGTCACCACCAGGTTACCTTCAAAGACTCCTCTGATACAGGATACGTTTCATTTACGCAAGCTGGAGCTTAGTGGGCTACAACATTATGCAAAACTTTATCAGAGCAGTAAGGACCTTTGCTTATAACCATTCAACTGGAATAACAGTGGTTACATTCACAGGTAGGCCTAAATTGATCTCAAATCATGCATAACCAAAGGTGTTCTCAGGTGGGAGGGACTCTTTATCATGTAAATCCTTGTCTGAAATTATACTCCTCTCATATCAGTAGCGCCATGTTATAGTAGCGTAAAATCTCCTCAtagaggtaaaaaaaataaaaaatagccCACCTCGATTATTTTGCAATGCTTTTATAATTCATTTATTGGCTGATGTCAGAGCTAAAACAACCTGTAGCTCAGATAACTTGTTGCCCCACAATATCTGAGTCCTCTGTTATGACACCTTGTTGGCTATTTCGACATAACCCAACACTGTAATATCACAATGAAATGCTATTAAATCCTGTTATCCAGCACAAAACCGTATTACTGCAAAAACATGATAGTCTGCTTCTTTGTAATGATTGCGTGGTTATATCTCTTGTATCACTACCATTACCACCCAACCACTAATATAAACCACAAAGAGATCAATGTTGATACCAACCAGCCTGCCAGGGCTGGGACTGTATGCTTTGCACAGATGGAAGGCAGGAGGGGTCTGTTGCAGCCCAACAAGGCTGGATGGGAAGACCGTCCTCATCACAGGAGCCAACACAGGGATTGGAAAAGAGACTGCGGCAGACCTGGCAAGCAGAGGTGAGGAATCCTGCCACTGCTGGTCCTTACATCTGTCTTGCATGCTCCTACATATTACAAGTTACATAGCCTACAAATGAGTTGTGCCTCTGTAACGGGTATATTGGTATTAGTTGTAGAGCTTGGCCTACCACTTGGACTTAGGTCACTAGTtcagaagttttttttaatatttattgactttacatactcacaaacatagACTCAGACTTCAGTTTGGTCTGACTGAACCAGTCAAAAGACAGCATCACTGTGTGCCAATGTCATTACATGTACACTGCACACgcacaagaagaagaagtagaagaattGTACTGAACAATTGACAGTGCACTGGTTATGTCAACAAACACTTGAATCTTCAATcgcatgttgttgttgtacagGAGCCCGTGTCATCTTGGCTTGTAGGGACTTGGTCAAAGCCACATTGGCTGCAGAAGATATCAGGGAGAGAAGTGGTAATGGCAATATAGTGGTGAAAAGGCTGGACCTTGCATCTTTACAGTCAGTTCGACAGTTGGCTAAGGATCTGctggagacagaggaaagacTGGATATCCTCATCAACAATGCAGGTATTCATTTTCCCACCAGAGGGCAGTGGTGGCTTCTTCTTATGCTTTATGTAAGGAAGAGGATCCCATTTAGAGCCCTgcaaaaataatacaattatgCTTGCCTCTATTAAACACACTAGATTAATCATATTCCAATGAATGTACCACACAATTTTAAAGACATAACAATGTTAAACCATTTGTTTTGATGAACTCACAGTTGATTCATGGCCCTGGCTGTGTAGTTGTTCAAGGGTGTTCAGTGCTGGTTGAATGTAGCTTGGTGTTCACAGGTGTCATGAGCTGCCCAAAATGGCAGACAGAGGATGGCTTTGAGATGCAGTTTGGGGTCAACCACCTAGGCCACTTCCTGTTAACCAACTGCCTGTTGGACCTGCTGAAGAAATCTGCACCGAGTCGCATTGTTAATGTCTCCAGCTTGGCTCATGAACGAGGTCTGTGGTTTATCCTAGCCTGCTGTCTGTGCCCCACTCTTGGAACCGAATTGTGATTGATTTAGTTGCTCATTCTGGAGGCCTGTTGGTTGGCTTAAAACTGTTCTGACGGTTCTACTTTGCATTTATATTGCACAGTTTTTGTGGAAGTGTACTCTTTAGGTGCTGAATTGTGTTTAATAACTG
Above is a genomic segment from Clupea harengus chromosome 3, Ch_v2.0.2, whole genome shotgun sequence containing:
- the LOC105905607 gene encoding retinol dehydrogenase 11-like isoform X2 — encoded protein: MQNFIRAVRTFAYNHSTGITVVTFTGLGLYALHRWKAGGVCCSPTRLDGKTVLITGANTGIGKETAADLASRGARVILACRDLVKATLAAEDIRERSGNGNIVVKRLDLASLQSVRQLAKDLLETEERLDILINNAGVMSCPKWQTEDGFEMQFGVNHLGHFLLTNCLLDLLKKSAPSRIVNVSSLAHERAEIYFDDINLDKDYTPQKAYKQSKLANVLFSRELSKRLQGTGVTVYSLHPGIIHTELGRHFWPKLPLWKRILYQPFVHLIKTPREGAQTTIYCAVEESLAKESGLYYSDCERKPAAPQGQDDEAGRRLWDLSHSMVGLS
- the LOC105905607 gene encoding retinol dehydrogenase 11-like isoform X1 — encoded protein: MQNFIRAVRTFAYNHSTGITVVTFTGLGLYALHRWKAGGVCCSPTRLDGKTVLITGANTGIGKETAADLASRGARVILACRDLVKATLAAEDIRERSGNGNIVVKRLDLASLQSVRQLAKDLLETEERLDILINNAGVMSCPKWQTEDGFEMQFGVNHLGHFLLTNCLLDLLKKSAPSRIVNVSSLAHERAAEIYFDDINLDKDYTPQKAYKQSKLANVLFSRELSKRLQGTGVTVYSLHPGIIHTELGRHFWPKLPLWKRILYQPFVHLIKTPREGAQTTIYCAVEESLAKESGLYYSDCERKPAAPQGQDDEAGRRLWDLSHSMVGLS